The following are encoded together in the Haliscomenobacter hydrossis DSM 1100 genome:
- a CDS encoding ArdC family protein gives MKNVSVYEIATQKILTLLEQGVAPWRKSWTDKLYLPAMNYATRTPYRGFNQLYLSYFYKDPYFMTFKQVQDRGGRIRKGAKADLVFFWNWLYLDAQGEKVQEEALAKVRIPQPRFYHVFNATDIEGIDFVYPSNELFTAHERIEHCEELVKSTGANIIHAGNSAAYHPFQDFIRLPELQQFNSPEDYYATLFHELAHWTGHPSRLNRFPEGEPIPAFGSPDYSREELVAELCSAFVCAHCQIDSPQLDANNAAYLQAWINKLKGDPKLILNAAAQAQKAADLLLQPQEICL, from the coding sequence ATGAAAAACGTATCCGTCTACGAAATTGCCACCCAAAAAATCCTCACCCTCCTGGAACAAGGGGTGGCCCCCTGGCGCAAGTCCTGGACCGACAAATTGTACCTGCCCGCCATGAACTACGCCACCCGTACGCCTTACCGAGGCTTCAACCAGCTTTACCTGAGCTACTTTTATAAGGATCCTTACTTCATGACCTTCAAACAGGTTCAGGATCGCGGCGGCCGCATCCGCAAGGGGGCCAAAGCTGACCTGGTCTTTTTCTGGAACTGGCTCTACCTCGATGCCCAGGGCGAGAAGGTGCAGGAGGAAGCTCTCGCCAAAGTGCGCATTCCCCAGCCGCGTTTTTACCACGTGTTCAATGCAACCGATATTGAAGGCATCGATTTTGTGTATCCTTCTAACGAACTGTTTACAGCTCATGAACGGATTGAACACTGCGAGGAACTGGTCAAAAGTACTGGTGCTAACATTATTCACGCTGGAAATTCAGCGGCTTATCATCCGTTCCAGGACTTTATCCGCTTGCCGGAGCTGCAACAGTTCAACAGCCCGGAAGACTATTATGCGACGCTGTTTCACGAGCTGGCGCATTGGACTGGTCACCCGTCCCGCCTCAATCGTTTCCCGGAGGGGGAGCCAATCCCCGCTTTTGGTAGCCCGGATTACAGCCGGGAGGAACTGGTGGCGGAACTGTGTTCGGCTTTTGTCTGCGCACATTGCCAGATTGATTCGCCGCAGCTGGATGCCAACAATGCAGCCTACCTCCAGGCTTGGATCAACAAGCTGAAAGGCGACCCCAAGCTAATCCTCAATGCTGCCGCACAGGCGCAAAAGGCGGCTGATCTGCTCTTGCAACCACAAGAAATTTGCCTTTGA
- a CDS encoding tetratricopeptide repeat protein — protein MSQLPVILTAFANSYHADYLAHLEQEHDRLQQILAPLSYLRHVPLSSAKTGQLVSTLTQYQQELLIFHFGGHADGEQLRFRDAGGQVAGLVEQFGLHPQLKLLFLNGCNTQGQVRQYLETSIPAVIATTCSVQDGQARQFAELFYNALATGHTLQEAFTRAKGAMKLVDGAVQGEEIVNLRDARLRQEPETEVPWRLYVAGDEVLDWKLIHEKKSTQLLSLDHHRQAGPVIGRTDELKQLEALVQQANQNPIVIYGPSGIGKTLLAELFWEKHKGDFEVAAWINYRTSLVHTILEEIRPKNAAYVDLDEAPEKKLEWIARQYILHELQNPPGKKLLVLNNVPLGSDLPTHVEWLKISDLYLLITANEAIPQTTAYPLPKLSDAEIIELFKALTGKNANEAVQQLLAQLGQNALLTRIIAQNIPHDDLQEAKALITKLQKGLAADTQATSAEHNLLWALLHHAVTDPAQQWILLQFAAMPTTGFDADSFAELVLPEDGDLSLATGYQNYLEDHGLVGQETGLEDALESLVQGAWLEQKEDELWLPDAVREVVGQQYPKHSRYFKDLIESIRLSYFGEEYGPVKGNALFVSHLQSILPFLEYGEAYLTLHRLLIKTYNDLVYWYEEEKELKLLLDVVEKHEGQWSKQFWDICYNLSECCRRTGHIHDADHYSQIQLAVAQKIYANHPNLAGAQNERGLVLRDLGDYADTAQLLELALDSHLRNFGEDHPNVAVSQCNLALVYQDLGDYARAAQLLELALDSHLRNFGEDHPIVAKIQVNLANVLRDLGDYARAAQLLELALDSDMRNFGEDHPTVAESQSNLAKVLMALGNYARAVQLLELALASAMRNFGEDHPNVAVCQSNLAAVLISLGDYARAAQLFELALASAMRNFGEDHPNVAVYQSNLANVLSNLGDYARAAQLLELALASGLRNFGKEHPNVAECQSNLATVLSSLGNYARAAQLLELALASDLCNFGEEHPNVAIRQCNLASVYYQLDRLDEAKIFLEQALKTFEKSLGVNHPYYSGTVSSLKAVNEKLDATN, from the coding sequence ATGTCCCAACTGCCAGTCATCCTTACAGCCTTTGCCAACAGCTACCACGCTGATTACCTGGCTCACCTGGAGCAAGAGCACGACCGTTTGCAACAGATTCTGGCACCCCTCTCCTATTTGCGGCATGTACCCCTGTCGAGCGCCAAAACCGGGCAGCTGGTCAGCACACTCACCCAGTACCAACAGGAATTGCTAATTTTCCATTTTGGTGGCCATGCCGATGGGGAGCAATTGCGGTTTCGGGATGCGGGCGGGCAAGTAGCGGGGCTGGTGGAGCAGTTTGGCTTACACCCGCAGCTCAAGTTGTTGTTTCTGAACGGGTGCAATACGCAAGGGCAGGTACGACAATATTTGGAGACGAGTATTCCGGCAGTCATTGCAACGACTTGCTCGGTACAAGATGGACAAGCCAGACAATTTGCGGAACTATTTTACAATGCCCTGGCGACTGGGCATACACTGCAAGAGGCTTTTACCCGGGCGAAAGGAGCCATGAAGCTGGTGGATGGGGCCGTTCAGGGAGAAGAAATAGTGAATTTGCGGGACGCGCGCTTGCGGCAAGAACCAGAGACGGAAGTACCGTGGCGCTTGTATGTGGCGGGGGATGAGGTATTGGATTGGAAATTGATCCATGAAAAAAAGAGCACCCAGTTACTCAGTCTGGACCACCATCGCCAAGCGGGGCCGGTAATTGGGCGAACCGATGAACTGAAACAGCTGGAAGCACTGGTTCAACAAGCAAATCAAAATCCGATTGTCATTTATGGACCCAGTGGCATTGGCAAGACCCTGCTTGCGGAACTCTTCTGGGAAAAGCACAAAGGTGACTTTGAAGTAGCGGCCTGGATCAACTACCGTACCAGCCTGGTTCATACCATCCTGGAAGAAATCAGGCCCAAAAACGCAGCATACGTAGACCTTGACGAGGCTCCAGAGAAGAAACTGGAGTGGATAGCCCGGCAATACATCCTGCATGAACTACAAAACCCTCCTGGCAAAAAGCTCCTGGTGCTGAATAATGTACCGCTGGGTTCGGACTTACCAACACATGTGGAATGGCTCAAAATTTCAGACTTATACCTGCTCATCACGGCCAACGAGGCCATCCCGCAGACTACTGCTTACCCTTTGCCTAAACTAAGCGATGCGGAGATCATTGAATTGTTTAAAGCCCTGACGGGTAAAAACGCCAATGAAGCGGTCCAACAACTTTTGGCACAATTGGGGCAAAATGCTTTGTTGACTCGGATCATTGCACAAAACATCCCGCATGATGATTTGCAGGAGGCTAAGGCGCTCATCACCAAGCTACAAAAAGGGTTGGCCGCAGATACTCAAGCGACCTCTGCTGAGCACAACCTGCTGTGGGCCTTGTTGCACCACGCCGTAACGGATCCTGCTCAACAGTGGATCCTATTGCAATTTGCGGCGATGCCGACGACAGGATTTGATGCCGATTCCTTTGCTGAGCTGGTGCTACCCGAAGACGGAGATTTGTCCCTTGCGACAGGGTACCAAAACTATCTTGAAGACCACGGGCTGGTGGGTCAGGAAACTGGATTAGAAGATGCTCTAGAGTCCTTGGTACAAGGTGCCTGGCTGGAGCAAAAGGAAGATGAACTGTGGTTGCCGGATGCCGTGCGGGAAGTGGTGGGGCAGCAGTATCCTAAGCACAGTCGGTATTTCAAAGATTTGATTGAATCCATCCGGTTGAGCTATTTTGGTGAAGAATATGGGCCGGTAAAGGGCAATGCGCTGTTCGTTTCACATCTGCAAAGCATACTGCCATTTTTGGAATATGGCGAAGCGTATTTGACGCTGCATCGTTTGTTGATCAAAACCTACAACGATTTGGTGTATTGGTATGAGGAGGAGAAGGAGCTGAAATTGTTGCTTGATGTAGTGGAGAAACATGAAGGGCAGTGGAGTAAGCAATTTTGGGATATCTGCTATAATCTATCCGAATGTTGCAGAAGAACTGGGCATATTCATGATGCTGATCATTATAGCCAAATACAGTTAGCTGTAGCACAAAAAATCTATGCCAATCATCCAAATTTAGCTGGCGCTCAAAATGAGCGTGGATTAGTCCTTCGTGATTTAGGGGACTACGCAGACACAGCTCAACTCCTCGAACTCGCTTTGGACTCTCATCTGCGCAACTTTGGCGAGGACCATCCAAACGTCGCCGTGAGCCAGTGTAATTTGGCTTTAGTGTATCAAGATTTAGGGGACTATGCTCGCGCAGCTCAACTCCTGGAACTCGCTTTGGACTCTCATCTGCGCAACTTTGGCGAGGACCATCCTATAGTAGCGAAAATACAGGTTAATTTGGCCAATGTCCTTCGTGATTTAGGGGACTATGCTCGCGCAGCTCAACTCCTGGAACTCGCTTTGGACTCTGATATGCGCAACTTTGGCGAGGACCATCCAACTGTCGCTGAGAGCCAGTCTAATTTGGCCAAAGTCCTTATGGCTTTAGGGAACTACGCTCGCGCAGTTCAACTTCTCGAACTCGCTTTGGCCAGTGCGATGCGCAACTTTGGCGAGGACCATCCAAACGTCGCCGTGTGCCAGTCTAATTTGGCCGCTGTACTAATATCTTTAGGGGACTACGCTCGCGCAGCTCAACTCTTCGAGCTCGCCCTGGCCAGTGCGATGCGCAACTTTGGCGAGGACCATCCAAACGTCGCCGTATACCAGTCTAATTTGGCCAATGTCCTTAGTAATTTAGGCGACTACGCTCGCGCAGCTCAACTCCTCGAGCTCGCGCTGGCCAGTGGTCTGCGCAACTTTGGCAAGGAACATCCAAACGTCGCCGAGTGCCAGTCTAATTTAGCCACTGTCCTAAGCTCTTTAGGGAACTACGCTCGCGCAGCTCAACTCCTCGAGCTCGCCCTGGCCAGTGATCTGTGCAACTTTGGCGAGGAACATCCAAACGTCGCCATTCGTCAGTGTAACCTCGCTTCAGTCTATTATCAGCTAGATCGATTGGATGAAGCAAAAATATTTTTGGAGCAAGCATTAAAGACCTTCGAGAAAAGTCTGGGCGTGAATCACCCATACTATTCAGGGACGGTAAGTTCGCTGAAGGCAGTAAACGAAAAACTCGATGCCACCAACTAA
- a CDS encoding SLOG family protein, with amino-acid sequence MKLLITGSRRATAQDYAGLVAAIQKYAPQASEILHGGAMGADQLAEQYARAQGLPVTVIRPDYTQWPAKVAPLKRNHQLVALADGVIALYKGKRKGGTAYTARLAQDAGKLLVELHDSGEYTPGEQLSMPI; translated from the coding sequence ATGAAACTACTGATCACGGGCAGCCGCCGGGCCACTGCGCAAGACTACGCAGGCCTGGTGGCGGCCATCCAAAAATATGCCCCCCAGGCCAGTGAGATTCTGCACGGCGGGGCAATGGGCGCTGACCAACTGGCCGAACAATACGCCCGGGCGCAGGGACTACCCGTGACCGTGATCCGCCCCGACTATACCCAATGGCCGGCCAAAGTGGCCCCGCTGAAAAGGAACCACCAGCTGGTGGCCCTGGCCGATGGGGTAATCGCGCTGTACAAAGGCAAGCGCAAAGGGGGTACCGCCTATACCGCCAGGCTGGCGCAGGATGCCGGTAAACTACTGGTAGAACTGCACGACAGCGGAGAATATACGCCTGGTGAGCAACTGAGCATGCCCATATAA